From Medicago truncatula cultivar Jemalong A17 chromosome 7, MtrunA17r5.0-ANR, whole genome shotgun sequence, a single genomic window includes:
- the LOC11407562 gene encoding uncharacterized protein: MESSIGKDGNGRFPLSGVVADCVKRWFKDTLREAKAGDVNMQILVGQMYCSGYGVAKDAQKGKLWLTKASRVRSSVWKVGDKRPGYNASDSDSDESNEDS, from the exons ATGGAGAGCAGTATAGGGAAAGATGGAAACGGACGTTTTCCTTTATCTGGGGTTGTGGCAGATTGTGTGAAACGTTGGTTTAAGGATACTCTTAGGGAGGCTAAAGCTGGTGATGTTAATATGCAGATTTTGGTTGGTCAGATGTATTGTAGTGGCTATGGTGTTGCAAAAGATGCTCAAAAG GGAAAACTTTGGCTGACAAAAGCATCGAGGGTCAGGTCTTCGGTTTGGAAAGTTGGAGATAAGCGTCCGG GTTATAATGCAAGTGATTCTGACTCTGATGAATCAAACGAGGATTCTTAA
- the LOC112416670 gene encoding ATP-dependent DNA helicase PIF1-like, with the protein MRDIMSYDGVDNTDKPFGGVTVVLGGDFRQILSVIGRGNREDILASSVNSSKLWSHCKVLTLITNMRLCSSTVRSKRVEIRKFAEWILSIGDGIGSANESGEINVPIPDELLIKDSSDPLCSLVDFVYPNFLQNMKISNFFEERGILAPTLEDVDHVNEFLLSLVPGDEKEYISSDSVCKSDDNSEVQSEWFTTEFLNDIKCSGIPNHKLIFKVGCPVMLMRNIDQAAGLCNGTRLIVDNLGKNFIGATVITGKNTGEKVIIPRMNLVPSDPGLPFKFTRRQIPLALCFAMTINKSQGQSLSHVGIYLSKPVFTHGQLYVAVSRVTSKKGLKMLILDEENHVCTETTNVVYRDVFRNV; encoded by the coding sequence ATGCGTGATATAATGTCTTATGATGGTGTCGATAATACAGACAAACCATTTGGGGGAGTTACTGTCGTTTTGGGCGGTGATTTCAGACAAATTTTGTCAGTGATCGGAAGAGGTAACAGAGAGGACATACTTGCTTCGTCCGTCAACTCATCAAAGTTGTGGAGTCACTGTAAGGTTCTCACACTTATAACAAATATGCGTTTATGTTCTTCAACTGTTCGTTCTAAACGAGTTGAGATTAGAAAGTTTGCTGAGTGGATACTTTCGATTGGAGATGGAATAGGATCTGCCAACGAGAGTGGAGAAATCAACGTACCCATTCCTGATGAGTTGCTGATAAAAGATTCCTCTGATCCATTGTGTTCTCTGGTTGATTTTGTATATCCGAATTTTTTGCAGAACATGAAGATCTCAAATTTTTTCGAAGAGCGAGGGATACTTGCTCCCACACTTGAAGATGTTGACCACGTAAACGAATTCCTTCTGTCATTGGTTCCAGGAGACGAAAAGGAATATATCAGTTCTGATTCGGTCTGCAAATCAGATGATAATAGTGAGGTACAAAGCGAATGGTTTACCACCGAATTCTTAAACGATATCAAGTGTTCCGGTATTCCAAACcataaattgatatttaaagttGGATGTCCAGTTATGTTGATGAGGAATATTGACCAGGCAGCTGGATTGTGCAATGGGACTAGGTTGATTGTAGACAATCTTGGGAAGAACTTTATTGGTGCAACTGTTATTACCGGAAAGAATACTGGTGAAAAGGTAATTATTCCAAGAATGAACTTAGTTCCGAGTGATCCTGGACTACCTTTCAAATTTACTAGAAGACAGATCCCGTTGGCGTtgtgttttgcaatgacaataaataaaagtcagggtCAGTCGTTGTCTCATGTTGGAATCTATCTTTCCAAACCAGTTTTTACTCATGGACAGTTGTACGTTGCTGTGTCGAGAGTCACTTCCAAAAAGGGATTGAAAATGCTTATTCTAGATGAAGAAAACCATGTGTGTACTGAGACCACTAATGTTGTGTACCGTGATGTTTTTCGGAACGTTTAA